In a genomic window of Littorina saxatilis isolate snail1 linkage group LG6, US_GU_Lsax_2.0, whole genome shotgun sequence:
- the LOC138969313 gene encoding alpha-N-acetylgalactosaminidase-like, which yields MDKMLLLLFLGLAAEICSGLDNGLARTPPMGWLSWERFRCETDCTTFPDSCISEKLYMAMADKMVELNLKAYGYEYVNIDDCWPAKERDPETGKLVADPDRFPSGISALADYMHARGLKLGIYEDFGVQTCAKYPGSEFYMEIDANTFAEWKVDMVKFDGCNSDPNDSPYGYPTMQFYMNKTGHPMLYSCEWPLYESKKHDYPLIRKTCNMWRNYGDVTDSWESVTSIIHYFGNNPQNFSTFTGPGGWADPDMLVVGDFGLSYYQQKAQFGMWAMFAAPIFMSVDLRTITQEALAILKSKDVIAINQDPLGIQALRLYATDYALIRKTCNTWRNSHDVQDTWDSVLSIIDFYGDDNQNFSAYTGPGGWADPDMLVVGDFGLSYYQQKAQFGMWAMFSAPLLMSVDLRTISQEALAILQNRNVIAINQDPLGVPAKRLDLQLPNSISVWTKPLADGSTAVAFYQEGNSGRPTLVSTTLATIGLASGNGYNVTEVFDGKGMGTFKPSSPFKVLVDPNGILLLKAKPM from the exons ATGGACAAGATGTTGCTGCTTCTGTTCCTGGGACTGGCTGCTGAGATTTGTTCTGGTCTTGACAATGGTCTGGCTCGAACACCTCCGATGGGTTGGTTGTCATGGGAACGATTCAGATGCGAAACTGACTGCACAACCTTCCCCGACAGCTGCATAAG TGAGAAATTGTACATGGCGATGGCTGACAAGATGGTGGAACTGAATTTGAAGGCGTACGGCTACGAGTATGTCAACATTGACGACTGCTGGCCAGCCAAGGAGAGGGATCCTGAGACAGGAAAGCTTGTAGCTGATCCTGACCGATTCCCCAGTGGTATCAGCGCTCTGGCCGATTAT ATGCATGCCAGAGGACTGAAGCTGGGAATATATGAAGACTTTGGTGTCCAGACCTGTGCCAAGTACCCTGGAAGTGAATTCTACATGGAAATTGATGCCAACACTTTTGCAGAATGGAAAGTGGACATGGTGAAGTTTGATGGCTGCAACTCCGACCCAAATGATAGTCCTTATG GCTACCCAACCATGCAGTTCTACATGAACAAGACGGGGCATCCCATGCTGTATTCCTGCGAATGGCCGCTGTATGAAAGCAAAAAG CATGACTACCCACTGATCCGTAAAACTTGCAATATGTGGCGTAACTATGGCGACGTGACGGACTCCTGGGAAAGTGTGACGTCCATCATTCATTACTTTGGCAACAATCCACAGAACTTCAGTACTTTCACTGGGCCAGGAGGATGGGCAGACCCAGACATG TTGGTGGTTGGTGACTTTGGACTGAGCTACTACCAACAGAAGGCGCAGTTTGGAATGTGGGCCATGTTTGCCGCCCCTATCTTCATGTCTGTGGACCTTCGCACCATCACCCAGGAAGCCTTGGCCATTCTGAAGAGCAAGGACGTTATCGCTATCAACCAGGATCCTTTGGGCATTCAAGCTCTGCGGTTGTATGCT ACCGACTACGCTTTGATCCGGAAAACGTGCAATACCTGGCGTAACAGCCATGATGTGCAAGACACTTGGGATAGCGTACTCTCCATCATCGATTTCTACGGTGACGATAATCAGAACTTCAGCGCATACACCGGGCCTGGCGGATGGGCAGACCCAGACATG CTGGTGGTCGGCGACTTTGGCTTGAGCTACTACCAACAAAAAGCGCAGTTTGGAATGTGGGCCATGTTTTCTGCCCCTCTCCTTATGTCTGTGGACCTTCGCACCATCAGCCAAGAAGCGCTGGCCATTCTGCAGAACAGGAACGTCATCGCCATCAACCAGGATCCTTTGGGCGTTCCGGCCAAGAGGCTTGATTTGCAA CTTCCCAACTCCATCTCGGTTTGGACCAAGCCCCTAGCGGACGGCAGCACGGCGGTCGCCTTCTATCAGGAGGGCAACTCTGGAAGACCCACCTTGGTTAGCACCACTCTGGCCACCATCGGCCTTGCCAGCGGCAATGGTTACAACGTCACAGAGGTCTTTGACGGCAAAGGCATGGGAACGTTTAAGCCATCCTCACCATTCAAGGTTCTGGTGGACCCAAATGGGATCCTGCTTCTGAAAGCTAAACCGATGTAA